The sequence CTGGCCGAATTGTTGAGACGGCAGTTTTCCGGCGAGATTGTCAGACGACACTTGCGCATCCGATGTAACGGCATGCGCTGCTACAGCCGCTCGAGTTGCGGAAGGTGATCGGCAATATCAGTCGATCAGATGCGCGATAAGGTTCGTTGCCATGTACGGCAGGCGCGACATGAGCGGCCTGGCACTCTGACGGGGGTAGGCCAGCATGCGCCGGGCCTGACTGGCGGGGGCTCGCAAGAGAAACGCGGCACCGGCTGACGAAGATAATACGCTCCTGCGCGCCGGTGACGGACCGGGGCCATTAGGCGTAGGCGCATCGCTATCGCCATGCCACGTGGACAATCCTATTCGGGCTGGGCAGATGGACGGTAATTCCAGCTTTCGACGGCGTTGACTTCGTCGATGCAGACCGGCCCCGATGCACCGCAGTCCTCGCGTTTCATCACAACGCGCGCCTCGTCCGTTTCATATGGCCTAACCTCGCAGCTTGTGCAGAACGGGCAAGGGATCGCTTTCATCGTGACGAATCTTCCTGATGGCCTCGGGTGGTTCCGCCGAAATCTTTCGCCTAAGCGCTCGACTTCGCAAGCGCTGATCGTTGTGCCGTAGTTCGGCGCCACCATCGGGTAGGGATATTTTGTCCACATGCCCTCGTACCATCAACGCGGCTAGCCGGTTCTCTCTATCCACAGATCTGGCCTCTCGTGCGGGCCAAGGTTACATCCGTGTCGCCCAGCATGAGGCCGATCTCCCGCAGAGCGAATCGATTCCGTAGAAATAAGAATTCTGCCACCGCCCCGCCGCCGTAAGGGTATTGATATACCCTTGGGATTTTGATCCGACCTGGCAGGCGGCGGGTAATCTTCAGAGGCCGACGTCAGGCAGCGTTCGGGATACCCGAGATTTCATCGAAGATACTCTCAGCCAAGCCAAGCGCCCGAGCGATCCGATCGCGATAGCCCTTGTCGAAACAATGGCCAGATTCGATCAGCCCGACCTCCTCGACTGTCAGACCGCTGGTCACGGCAATGTCCTCGGTCGAATAGCCAAGATGTTCCCGATATGCCTGAATTACGGGTTTTCCGTTTGAGATTGCGGTAAGCACTGCCTCGGGCAGCGCGAAAGGCGTTGCGGTCATTTTGCCTCCAAATGCAGAGAACGGCCATTCGATGACTCGAAACAAGCGGCGGCCGATGTTGAAATAGGATGCCGAAACGGCCCGAGCCGGCGGCATCCAAAAATGCGATCACTCTCGAACGTGTGAGAGGCGCTACGTTAATATGGCGGCCGCCGCCGTTTAGATCAAGAACCTTGGCTCGCTTTACGAGGATTGCTCCAGTGGCCACAATTCGACGACACAGTGCGCAGCGCCGTCATCACGCTCACATCGATGATTGCGCGGCCGCTTTAACGCGCCGTCGGCTTGCGGCGCGATTGAGGAGCCGCGATCTGGCGGTCGGGCACTAGGCGCACCAGCTCGCGGACCAGCGTCAAAGTATCTGCGGGGACTGTCTAGCGATGCTTGCCGGCGGCGTTCATCTTGAGCTTTAATACCGTGTGGTCCCCTCCCGCCCATGCAGGAGGCCGGGTGCCCATCGGACAAGACGCTGAGGGACCAACATCTCTCTGTTTCAGCCCGACTGTTGGCTGTCAGATCCGCGACACCGGAGTAGGGCTGCGCTTTGCTGCGAATTCCTTCAACCTATTGAATGATGACCAGAAAATCCCCGGAGGTTCCTTCTGCTCAGTTGGCACGACTTTTGATGCTTCTCGAGAGGCGACAGGAGATACCGACTGGCGTTCATCGTGGGTGATATCGCGCAATGCAACGAAGGAAGACAATATGTCAGGTCCGCGTCAGAATCGATTTTATTCAAAGAGGATTGCCGCCTTTAGCGCAAGGCGTTCACGAACCGCATATCAACAATGGCTTCCGTGCAAAACGCAGGGAGATCACTTGTGAAAATCCTATTCACTACGGTGGCTGTCGCGTTGCCGGCCATCGCTTTTGCTGCGCAAACGATCCCCGTATACCTCAGAGAAACAGCACGGGCCACCTTCAAGCCTCTACCATCCATCACGCCGACAGTCGCCAACAACCCGATCACACCGGAGAAGATAGCCCTAGGCAAGGCAATGTTCTTCGATCCACGCGTCTCGGCGTCAGGCGTCTTGTCGTGCAATTCGTGCCACAACTTGGCCACCGGGGGCGACGACAATCAAGAAAGCTCGATCGGCCATGGTTGGCAGAAGGGACCGCGCAACGCGCCGACGGTACTGAACGCTGTCTTCAACATAGCGCAGTTCTGGGATGGTCGTGCTGAAGACCTGAAGGTTCAGGCCAAGGCACCGATCCAAGCCGTTGTCGAAATGGCCAACACACCAGGTCAACTCATCGCCACGCTCAAGTCGATGCCGCAATATGTCGAGTGGTTCAATTCAGCTTTCCCGGGCGAAGCCGATCGCGTCACCTTCGAAAACGTCGCCAAGGCAATCGAAGCCTTTGAGGCGACACTGGTCACACCGGCGCCCTTCGATGCCTTCCTCAACGGCGATGACGCCGCTATGACTTCCGAACAGAAACAGGGCCTGACGCTTTTCATGGACAAAGGCTGCTCGTCCTGCCACGGCGGTATCAACGTGGGTGGGGAGGGCTATTCCCCATTCGGCCTCGTTGAAAAGCCCAACACCGATGTCCTGCCGGAAAACGACAAAGGCCGATTTGCCGTGACCCATGAAGCCGACGATTCCTATGTTTTCCGCGTGGCGCCGTTGCGCAACGTAGCACTCACCGCGCCATACTTTCATTCGGGCAAGGTTTGGGATCTGAAACAGGCCGTCGCCATTATGGGGACCACCCAGCTCGGCCAAGAATTGACGGAAAAAGAAGTCGACCTGCTCGTTGCCTTCCTTAATTCGCTGACCGGAAAAGTACCGGAGGTCGCCTATCCCGTCTTACCCGCCGAAACGCCGACAACGCCTCGACCTGTATTGCATATCCTCCCGCAATGATTGGCCGGAGCTGGCTAGCGAAGGTCGCAATCACGAATGATTGCGACCTTCACTGGGACGAGACGATCATGACTTCCGGCGAGGCCTATCCAACTGGAAAGCTAGGGGGACTTTCATTTCCGAATTCAATTGAAACGCTAAATGAAAACCTGACCCGTCGACGCCCACTTGCGTCACGACAGCATGACCCGCCTTGCCGGCCACGTCGATCAGACGCTCCGACTAGCCGACTGTGTCGTGATGTGTCGTTACATGTACCCCCTACCCCCGCTTTAGATCCGCTGACAAGCTCGCAACCACCTGATCGAGCCATCGCGGACAATATTCCGCGAGCCGCTGGCGTGCGCCCAGCAGAAACCGGATGCCTTCAGATCCACCCCTTCAAAACGTGCTCGATGGCGTTGCGACGCGCGAGCCGCTGTTCCAGCTCTGCAAACGCATCGATATGAAAACAAAGCTGCGGCCAGCCAGCGACGTGGCCCGAGCATTTGTCAATGCACACCGCAAGTGCCGCTTGCTCTCGGGCTATCTCATCCATATAGCTCGGCGCAACAGAGGAAGCGCCAGTTGTTCAGTCATCGTCAGCCGCGACCTCCTGTGCAATTCGTTCTAACAAGGAAGAAACTATGAGGCGGCAGACCCGACCGTTCACTGTGGAGGTCAAACAAAAGCGCAATTATCAAAAACGGGGCCATTCCATCTGGAGCGATGTCGATCTCTCCGCGGCTATAGCCGACACAACAAGGGAGCTCAAAGATATGGATCTGCCAAATCGTCGGCTGATTGACTCTAATGTCATAGCCCTTGATGCTGAACACGCCCACAAACCGCGAGCGGAGTATCTCATGGCAAATCCCCTAGAAGCTGAATCAGTAGAAGCTGCAACCGAACACGCTCCCAAAGGAAGGACGCCGGAAACGAAGAAGAAAACCCAACCTTCGCGGAAGGCCAAGACTGATCCTGGTCGCAAGAATGGCGCCAATGCGGCGTCCCCGGCGGAAGCAACAGCAACAGCAGCGGCCGTGCGGAGCGCCCGGAAGGTCTACTCCGGAAAAGAGCGCGCCCAAATGCTCGCTCAGGTCGAGACGTCGATCAGCGGCGGCACCACTCTCAAGAGCGCCGTAAAGCAGGCGGGTATATCGGAACAGACCTATTATCACTGGAAGAAGGCCGCGGCGCCTAGATCCGATGGCGACGATCTGAAGGACCTGGTCGCCCTCGAGAAAGAAAACAAGCGATTGAAGAGCCTGCTCGCGGAACGCCTACGCACAGAGAACGCGGAACTGAAGAGGAAGCTAGGACTGCAATAAGGCTTAAGATGCCGCCATTCGACCAGACGGTAGAACTGTGATCGAAGGCTCGCCGGCTGTCGGATGGACGGAGATTTTGCGCACCAGCACCCTGATCTGTCGCGGCCGAGACAGGACAAACCACTCCCGGCGGATTGAAGCGGCACATGGCAAGCAAGTGTCAATCAGGGATCGGTGAACGCGGCCGAAGGCAAGGATGACAGCATCAAGGTTTTACGCTGGGCCTTGATCGAAGGCCACCATTCCATCGATGGCCGCGGCGGATTATCAGGGCGAAGTCAATGGGACGCGGATGCTGTGGGATTATAGCCCACCCATGCACAGGTACTTCATTTCGAGATAATCCTCGAGGCCGTGGCGCGACCCCTCACGACCGATCCCTGATTGCTTCATTCCGCCAAAGGGTGCGGCCTCGGATGACATGCGTCCCGTATTGATGCCGACCATTCCGTATTCGAGGGCTTCAGCCACGCGCCACACGCGCTTTAGATTGGAAGCGTAGAAGTAGGCTGCAAGACCGTAAATCGTGTCATTCGCCTCGCGCACCACCTGGTCGGGATCGTTGAAGCGGATTATGGGAGCCAGCGGTCCGAAGGTTTCTTCCTGAGCGACCCGCATTGTCCTTTCGACGTCGGTGATCACCGTGGGCTCGAAGAAGGTTCCCGATTCGCCGATACGGTTGCCACCGCAACGGATCTTCCCACCCTGCCGCACAGCATCGCGAATATGATCTTCAATCTTTGCAAGCGCGCACTTATCGATCAGGGGACCGATCGCAACTTCTGGCTCGAAACCGTCACCGACGCGCAATGCACTGACGCGCTTGGTGAATTTGTCGCAGAATTCATTATACACGCTGGACTGTACGTAAAGCCGATTGGCTGAAACGCAGGTCTGGCCTGCATTCCGAAACTTTGCCTGTAGCGCACCATCGACGGCAGCGTCGACGTCTGCATCATCAAAAACAATGAAAGGAGCGTTACCACCAAGTTCGAAGCTGGTTCTTTTGATCTGATCCGAACACTCCCTCATGAGTAGCCGCCCGACCTCGGTCGACCCAGTGAAGCTGATCTTGCGGACCTTCGGGTTCGAGCAAAGTTCACGCCCAACCGCATCGCCTTCCGATGCGTAGATCAAGTTTAGAACGCCATCGGGAAAACCTGCCATCCGGGCAAGCGTGAACATAGCACCCGCGACAAGCGGTGTTTGCTCCGCGGGTTTCAGAACAATCGCGCAGCCGGCGGCAAGCGCAGGCGAAATCTTGCGAGCCACCATCGAGGCGGGAAAATTCCAAGGAGTAATGGCGCCGACAACACCGATCGGCTGTTTGATTACCAGCATACGCCTGTCGTTAGAAGGCGGCGAAATCGTCTCGCCATAGATGCGATTGGCCTCCTCGGCATACCATTGGAGGTAGGCTGCGGCATGGGCGATTTCAGACTTCGCCTCTGCAAGCGGCTTACCCATTTCAGCCGTCAAAATGGCTGCAAGATCCTCGCTGTGGTCGAGGATCAGTTGGTGCCATTCCCATAAGATGTCGGAGCGCTCGCGCGCGGTGAGCGCCGCCCAATGTTCCTGCGCAGCTTCAGCCTTATCGATTGCCTTGGAAACGTCCCGGACATCCATATCTGGAAGCTCAGCCAACAGCTCGCCCGTTG comes from Mesorhizobium japonicum MAFF 303099 and encodes:
- a CDS encoding transcriptional regulator, yielding MTATPFALPEAVLTAISNGKPVIQAYREHLGYSTEDIAVTSGLTVEEVGLIESGHCFDKGYRDRIARALGLAESIFDEISGIPNAA
- a CDS encoding cytochrome-c peroxidase, with translation MASVQNAGRSLVKILFTTVAVALPAIAFAAQTIPVYLRETARATFKPLPSITPTVANNPITPEKIALGKAMFFDPRVSASGVLSCNSCHNLATGGDDNQESSIGHGWQKGPRNAPTVLNAVFNIAQFWDGRAEDLKVQAKAPIQAVVEMANTPGQLIATLKSMPQYVEWFNSAFPGEADRVTFENVAKAIEAFEATLVTPAPFDAFLNGDDAAMTSEQKQGLTLFMDKGCSSCHGGINVGGEGYSPFGLVEKPNTDVLPENDKGRFAVTHEADDSYVFRVAPLRNVALTAPYFHSGKVWDLKQAVAIMGTTQLGQELTEKEVDLLVAFLNSLTGKVPEVAYPVLPAETPTTPRPVLHILPQ
- a CDS encoding transposase codes for the protein MRRQTRPFTVEVKQKRNYQKRGHSIWSDVDLSAAIADTTRELKDMDLPNRRLIDSNVIALDAEHAHKPRAEYLMANPLEAESVEAATEHAPKGRTPETKKKTQPSRKAKTDPGRKNGANAASPAEATATAAAVRSARKVYSGKERAQMLAQVETSISGGTTLKSAVKQAGISEQTYYHWKKAAAPRSDGDDLKDLVALEKENKRLKSLLAERLRTENAELKRKLGLQ
- a CDS encoding NAD-dependent succinate-semialdehyde dehydrogenase — its product is MKGDDGLTVTQSLTRRLKNPELFDDLAGVPGRKAEQSTRRFSVFNPSTGELLAELPDMDVRDVSKAIDKAEAAQEHWAALTARERSDILWEWHQLILDHSEDLAAILTAEMGKPLAEAKSEIAHAAAYLQWYAEEANRIYGETISPPSNDRRMLVIKQPIGVVGAITPWNFPASMVARKISPALAAGCAIVLKPAEQTPLVAGAMFTLARMAGFPDGVLNLIYASEGDAVGRELCSNPKVRKISFTGSTEVGRLLMRECSDQIKRTSFELGGNAPFIVFDDADVDAAVDGALQAKFRNAGQTCVSANRLYVQSSVYNEFCDKFTKRVSALRVGDGFEPEVAIGPLIDKCALAKIEDHIRDAVRQGGKIRCGGNRIGESGTFFEPTVITDVERTMRVAQEETFGPLAPIIRFNDPDQVVREANDTIYGLAAYFYASNLKRVWRVAEALEYGMVGINTGRMSSEAAPFGGMKQSGIGREGSRHGLEDYLEMKYLCMGGL